The following proteins are co-located in the bacterium genome:
- the pgsA gene encoding CDP-diacylglycerol--glycerol-3-phosphate 3-phosphatidyltransferase: protein MNLANKLTLLRIILVPFFVIFLAYDNVYSYYLSLLVFLICAITDIYDGKIARKYGLETTFGKFADPLADKILVSAAFIYFVEMPALHIPAWMVILIITREFVVTGLRMIAMSKGIVIAASLKGKLKTTFQITTIIIILLILVIKAYLRDFLGIENTLFPFSVVLEYTPLILMSITTFFTVITGIWFTILHKKLVTI from the coding sequence ATGAATTTAGCCAATAAATTAACCTTATTAAGAATTATTCTGGTGCCTTTTTTTGTCATATTTTTAGCCTATGACAATGTGTACTCTTATTATCTAAGTCTATTGGTATTTCTTATCTGTGCTATAACAGATATTTATGACGGTAAGATTGCTCGAAAGTATGGATTAGAAACTACCTTTGGAAAGTTTGCCGACCCATTAGCCGATAAAATATTAGTTTCTGCGGCGTTTATTTATTTTGTAGAGATGCCAGCGTTACACATACCCGCCTGGATGGTAATCTTGATTATTACACGAGAATTTGTGGTTACAGGACTGAGAATGATTGCGATGTCAAAAGGTATAGTCATTGCCGCTTCGTTAAAAGGTAAATTAAAAACCACCTTTCAGATTACGACAATTATCATTATTTTACTTATCCTGGTTATAAAGGCATATCTGCGGGATTTTCTTGGAATAGAAAATACCCTTTTCCCTTTTTCAGTAGTTTTAGAATATACGCCTTTAATTTTAATGTCAATAACTACCTTTTTTACAGTGATAACCGGTATCTGGTTTACTATTTTACATAAAAAACTCGTAACTATTTAG